The Dehalobacter sp. DCM sequence GGCCTGATGGTCTCAACGGTAACATACACGCCACCCGTTTTTAACATTCGGAAACAGTTTTGAGATGCCTTATTACGCATTTTATCTAAGTAATGATGGGATAATATTGCGGTGATGACATCAAATTCATTATTCGAACAGGTCAAGTCTTCTGATCCTGCCTGAATATATTCTATGTCAGAGATTTTAGTTCCGTAGAGCTTTCGCCTGCTGATCTTCAACATTTCATCCGATGGATCCGCCAGAACAAAACGGCAATTGAGAAATTCAGGTGTCGCCTTTTCAATCAAGTTTCCTGTCCCACAACCCGTATCAAGCCAATTCGCTGGTTGAGCCTTTACAACTTTGATTAAATCAATTGTCTGCTCGAGGATACCGCTGTAAAACGGTATTGTTTTATTAATATTTGCATCATATTTATGGGCAGGTTGAGACGTTTTATTATCCTGCATACCAATTCCTCCCCCTTATTACTATCATTATAGTACAAATATAGTTCGTGCCAATTAAAATTCGATAAATAGTGTAATAATATGAAAAAACACCTTCGAGGATAACTCGACGATGCTTTATTCTAAACCGAACACCATTTTAATGAATAATATTTACGGAGGATCAACTTTTGGTGAGCTATCCGAGACTCGAACGCGGGACACACTGATTAAATGGTTTATGTCTAATTAAAATTTATAGCCTAAATTTTATAATTGATACTGATACATCTGATATCGTTAATATAAATAAAAAGAGACGGGTATACCATCCTTTGTGTCATAGCTAAAACACAAGACAGTATACCCATTAATCATTTTGCAGCTTATTAAAACATGAGCTTGCTCATTTTGTCTATTTCATTGTCAACGGCGATATCGACACCGGGGAAGTTACTCTGAGGGCCACCATGGGTGATGCAGGGAATGAAGTAAAGTTTGCCGTTTGCTCTGCAGGTTTCTTCAACGAGTTTCGCACAGTTTTCCTGTGTCCACTCCGGGAAATCAACCAAACCGCTGTGGATGCCTCCCATGAAAGTAATTTGTTTGCCGTATTTTTCAATCAATGCAGGAATATCATTCGTGTTCATGACACCCTGCCAGATGTCAATTCCCATTTCGATCATGAAAGGAACGAGATTGGCCGCATAGCTGTCACTGTGGTGTATAATGACTTCAACGCCGTTTGCCTTATAAAAGCCATAGACTTTTTTATACGCAGGCAGGATAAATTCTTTAAACATGTCAGGAGATAAGAAAGAGTTTTTCTGACTGCCCCAATCATCATGATGGAACAGGGCATCAGGATGCAAGTGGTCAACTAATTCTTTCGCCAGTGCGAGTTCAAATTCGGTAATATAATCAATCAGTTCATGCATGGCTTCGGGTTCTTCATAGAAACTCATCAAAGCATCTTCCATGCCCATGAGGTAATGAAGGTGTTCAAAGATCCCCGGCGCAATAAAGACGGTGGCAAATTCTTCGTTGCGATCAATGGCTGCGACAGCTGCCTGTGCTTTAGCCCAGGCTTCTTCCGGGCAAATCACATTTGGCGCTTTCACCGTTTCCCGCCATTTTGTGATATCTTTTATGACTTTATGCTCCGAATCATGAACGGGAAAAGAAGCCATCTGTCCCTCAGGCCAACGAAGCGTGACACCCCATTCATTCACAACTTCTTCGCCGAGAGAAGGTTTCCGACGGACAATCGGTGTGTTCATAATTAGATGAAAAGCCTCATACTGTTTCACAAATCGGTCCGGACTTCCGCCTTTTAGTACTTCCATTAAATTCTGTCTTTTTGTTAACATTACTGATACCTCCAATTTCATATGCAAATTCGGTTTACGGTTATTTACTTAACCAATTCAACCGCTTTAACCGCAGCACTGCCGGCATCGGGAGCAAATCCGTCAGCACCGATTTCGTTAGCGAATTCCTGGGTTACTGGCGCGCCGCCGACGATGACTTTAAAGCCGGTGAGTCCGCTGCCTTTAATCGTCTGAACTGCTTCTTTCAAAGCCGGCATGGTGGTGGTCAGAAGACCGGAACATGCGACTAAGGTGACGTTCTGGTTTTCATTGATGGCTTCAATCCATCTGCCAGCCGGGACATCCACGCCCAGGTCGACCATGGTGAAGCCGGCGCTTTCGATCATCATGGAAACAAGGTTTTTGCCGATATCGTGCAGATCGCCGGCAACGGTTCCGATGATGCAGGTTCCGAGGGAATTGCTGCTGTCGCCAGCCAGTAACGGTTTCAGGACATCAACGCCTTTGGCCATGGCTTTAGCAGCCATCAGCATTTCCGGTACAAAGATTTCTCCGGTAGAGAATTTGTCGCCAACGACACTCATTGAGTCGACCATTGCCTGAAGAATATCTTTGGCTGCGCTGCCTTCATCCAATGCTTCCTGAACCAGTCCGGGAATAAGTTTTGTTTTTCCTGCTTCTACCATTGTTTTAACTTCATTGATTTTTACCATTTAACAATTCTCCTTAATGTTACTAATTTGGGCATACAATACTAACACGCATTTCTGCGATTGAGAATGAAACCACCGCTATCAAATCAAAATACCGCACGATTTTAAATCAGCAGTTACTAAAATTTTGTACCAATCTGAATTTACTTATGCTCTTTCCTTGATTTCTTTTTGATATTGCGTTAGCATAGCTGTGTTCAGTTTATAGAAGAAGATAATAATAATCCCGATTACAGCGGAAATACCCGGAATAGCGACGGTCAACATTTTGACGCCGCCAATCAGTTCCGGTGTCACAGGAACATTCGCAGCATAGCCTATCCCCGCAAGACCGTAACCGGCAACTGCTCCGCCGATGGCGATCCCGATCTTGATCGGCAGTGTGAACATCGCCATTACAGCCCCTTTAGTGCTTTTACCGGTTTTCCATTCAACATAATCCGCAGTATCAGAATACATGCCGGTATTCAGCGTGTTTCCGAAAGCAAAGCCAAAGAAACCGATCGCCATCAGCGTAATGAATGTTGTCGCATTATTCGCAAATAGGTAGACGGATATTAAACTGATCAGGAAAATTATCAAGCCAATCAGGTACGTAGGTTTCTTATCAAGTTTTTTGATCAGCATCTGCGATACGATCGTGCCGATCAGCATAGCGACATTAATAGCGACGAAGAAGATAGAAATCATCAGCATGCTGCCGACGACATATTTGAAGTAATACGTTACCATCGCATACGTGCCGAACATGGCGGTAAACCGGGTCACTTCCGTCAGCATTAGAATGAGCAGCTGGCCGTTTGTACCGATAGCTTTCGCCATATCCCCGACGGTGACTCTCGAGGCGCCCGCACTGACAGCATTTTTTCCGTCATCAAAGGGTTTGGCAATCTTAGCAATCGTGAAGAAAGATGCCATCATGACAACCGCAAAGATAAGAACAGTAAGAAAGAAACCTTTTGCTTCATTTCCGCCGCCAATGTAAATCACCATCGGCATGGCGATCAGACCAAAGATAACCTTTGCCGCTGCATTGGCCTGGCCTCTTCTGGCTGAGAGAAGGGTTCTGTCTGTGGGATCTTTGCCCAGGACGGCAACCAGCGTATAATAAGCAACGGTCGCTAGATTGACACAAACGTGAGCGGCAACGTAGGCAACACCCAGATATAATGCCTTGGCTGCCGGACTCAGGTTCGGGTTATAAAACATCACCAGAAAGAAGATAGCAATAAGTATCGGCCCGACTAAAAGCCAGGAACGGTATTTGCCCCATTTCATGTTGCTTTTTTCGATGATTCCGCCGGCAAAAATAACAGAAATTGCATCCACGATCCGGGCGGTCAGAAGGATAGTACCCATTGCTGCGGCTGATAACAGCGCGACGTCGGTAATAAAATAAGAATAATAGGATGTCGCCATCGTCATTAATAAGATAAACCCTAACTCGCCAACGCCATAGATGTTAATGATACTGCTTTTTAATCTTTCTCCCATATCTATAGACCTCCTAAAAATTATTAATAATTCCAGGGATAACTGAATAAATCACACGAGATTTTAGAGCTGTTGCCCGCCCATTCTGTAAGAAATCGACAAGCACTATTTCCTGAATAATGAATTGAAATAATGGATTGAAATAATGATCTGGGAGAATAGTGCTTGTAAACTTCTGGACTAATCTATTGCGGGACCCTGCAGCAATAGCAGTTAAGATTCGTTTGAGGGATTATCGGAAAGCACATTCTGCTGTTTTTTCATTGACG is a genomic window containing:
- a CDS encoding class I SAM-dependent methyltransferase, whose protein sequence is MQDNKTSQPAHKYDANINKTIPFYSGILEQTIDLIKVVKAQPANWLDTGCGTGNLIEKATPEFLNCRFVLADPSDEMLKISRRKLYGTKISDIEYIQAGSEDLTCSNNEFDVITAILSHHYLDKMRNKASQNCFRMLKTGGVYVTVETIRPQSDNGLSIGLERWRSAQLKQGKSPEEVNKHLSRYGVEIFPITIESHLKLLKEIGFTAVEVFWVSVMQAGFYAIK
- a CDS encoding uroporphyrinogen decarboxylase family protein; amino-acid sequence: MLTKRQNLMEVLKGGSPDRFVKQYEAFHLIMNTPIVRRKPSLGEEVVNEWGVTLRWPEGQMASFPVHDSEHKVIKDITKWRETVKAPNVICPEEAWAKAQAAVAAIDRNEEFATVFIAPGIFEHLHYLMGMEDALMSFYEEPEAMHELIDYITEFELALAKELVDHLHPDALFHHDDWGSQKNSFLSPDMFKEFILPAYKKVYGFYKANGVEVIIHHSDSYAANLVPFMIEMGIDIWQGVMNTNDIPALIEKYGKQITFMGGIHSGLVDFPEWTQENCAKLVEETCRANGKLYFIPCITHGGPQSNFPGVDIAVDNEIDKMSKLMF
- a CDS encoding corrinoid protein, with the protein product MVKINEVKTMVEAGKTKLIPGLVQEALDEGSAAKDILQAMVDSMSVVGDKFSTGEIFVPEMLMAAKAMAKGVDVLKPLLAGDSSNSLGTCIIGTVAGDLHDIGKNLVSMMIESAGFTMVDLGVDVPAGRWIEAINENQNVTLVACSGLLTTTMPALKEAVQTIKGSGLTGFKVIVGGAPVTQEFANEIGADGFAPDAGSAAVKAVELVK
- a CDS encoding MFS transporter, whose amino-acid sequence is MGERLKSSIINIYGVGELGFILLMTMATSYYSYFITDVALLSAAAMGTILLTARIVDAISVIFAGGIIEKSNMKWGKYRSWLLVGPILIAIFFLVMFYNPNLSPAAKALYLGVAYVAAHVCVNLATVAYYTLVAVLGKDPTDRTLLSARRGQANAAAKVIFGLIAMPMVIYIGGGNEAKGFFLTVLIFAVVMMASFFTIAKIAKPFDDGKNAVSAGASRVTVGDMAKAIGTNGQLLILMLTEVTRFTAMFGTYAMVTYYFKYVVGSMLMISIFFVAINVAMLIGTIVSQMLIKKLDKKPTYLIGLIIFLISLISVYLFANNATTFITLMAIGFFGFAFGNTLNTGMYSDTADYVEWKTGKSTKGAVMAMFTLPIKIGIAIGGAVAGYGLAGIGYAANVPVTPELIGGVKMLTVAIPGISAVIGIIIIFFYKLNTAMLTQYQKEIKERA